Proteins encoded by one window of Bacillus rossius redtenbacheri isolate Brsri chromosome 3, Brsri_v3, whole genome shotgun sequence:
- the LOC134530095 gene encoding uncharacterized protein LOC134530095 yields the protein MKREEAEVVAWVIRQPPARLCSLPEQLEMTAATSAVLLLLVVSAEASTRLDPGTSPSKSRHGVVPLRPCPAGQLRDHKGVCRRVLGSPRARGTLSYLPRPHRALMAWCP from the coding sequence ATGAAGAGAGAGGAAGCGGAAGTTGTGGCCTGGGTGATAAGGCAGCCTCCAGCTCGGCTGTGCTCGCTCCCGGAGCAACTAGAAATGACAGCCGCTACAAGCGCCGTGCTGCTGCTCCTGGTGGTCTCCGCCGAGGCCAGCACCAGGCTCGACCCCGGGACCTCGCCCTCCAAGAGCCGCCATGGCGTGGTGCCCTTGAGGCCCTGCCCCGCCGGCCAGCTGCGAGACCACAAGGGCGTGTGTCGCCGTGTGCTGGGGTCCCCTCGTGCCAGAGGTACACTCTcctacctgcctcgccctcatagagccctcatggcgtggtgcccttga